A portion of the Celeribacter baekdonensis genome contains these proteins:
- a CDS encoding entericidin EcnA/B family protein produces MRKAALILLTLALTSCGTVAGVGEDITGASRTVQGWF; encoded by the coding sequence ATGAGAAAAGCAGCCCTCATCCTCCTCACCCTCGCGCTCACCTCTTGCGGCACTGTCGCCGGCGTGGGCGAAGACATCACCGGCGCCTCGCGCACGGTTCAGGGATGGTTCTAA
- a CDS encoding extracellular solute-binding protein, translating into MAQQFFQTLRTTSAVAALCVMANALSAAPQTGLAMYGDPELPADFTALPYVNADAPKGGAIITGEGGSFDSLNPFIQKGKAPWQLRYLMAESLMGQAYSEPFTLYCLLCETVETDTDRTWVEFTLRDTAKFSDGTPVTVEDVMWSYETLGTQGHGRYAALWGQIESMEQTGERSVKFTFNTPNRELALLTAIRPILKKAYWDDKEFTQSGFDNIPVSSAPYVITDVQPGMFVELTRNPDYWGKDVPFMRGQANLDTIRLEYFADASLVIEAFKAGTLNAHREFNIQTWQDQYDFPAVTRGDVIKSVIPHQRPTGMTGFAMNTRQPQFADWRVRQAMIEAFNFDYINEAQTESQQTRITSYFSNSPLGMRPGPAEGRVAEILAPYTDQLLPGTLEGYDLPETSGRELDRGAIRRAIGLMEQAGWTIQDGQMKNAAGQPFAFEIVLKVGDGENQSIIDTYTQMLLHLGITPKISVVDSAQYTQRMETFDFGMTPVRYGLSLSPGNEQYAYFGQAAADTPGSRNIAGISDPVVDAMIGKMLDAENREDSLAATRALDRVLMAGRYAIPLYAWNDSFDAHVKELKYPDTLPLYGDWIMWREMTWYWQE; encoded by the coding sequence ATGGCACAGCAGTTTTTCCAAACCCTACGCACAACATCTGCGGTGGCCGCCCTTTGCGTTATGGCCAACGCGCTTTCGGCCGCACCGCAAACCGGGTTGGCGATGTATGGCGATCCTGAATTGCCCGCCGATTTCACCGCCCTGCCCTATGTCAATGCCGATGCGCCCAAAGGCGGGGCGATCATCACCGGCGAAGGTGGCAGCTTTGATAGCCTCAATCCCTTTATCCAAAAAGGCAAAGCGCCGTGGCAATTGCGCTACCTTATGGCCGAAAGCCTGATGGGACAGGCGTATTCCGAACCTTTCACGCTGTATTGCCTGCTCTGCGAAACGGTTGAGACCGACACCGATCGCACCTGGGTTGAATTCACTCTACGTGACACGGCCAAATTCTCTGACGGCACCCCGGTCACGGTCGAGGACGTAATGTGGTCCTATGAAACGCTCGGCACCCAAGGCCATGGCCGTTACGCGGCGCTGTGGGGCCAGATTGAGAGTATGGAACAGACCGGAGAGCGCTCAGTCAAATTCACCTTTAACACGCCCAATCGCGAATTGGCGCTGTTGACGGCGATCCGGCCCATTTTGAAAAAAGCCTATTGGGACGACAAGGAGTTCACCCAATCCGGCTTTGACAATATCCCCGTCTCCTCCGCCCCCTATGTGATCACGGATGTGCAACCCGGCATGTTTGTCGAACTGACGCGCAACCCGGACTATTGGGGCAAAGACGTGCCGTTCATGCGTGGTCAGGCCAATTTGGACACCATCCGGTTGGAATATTTCGCCGACGCCTCTTTGGTGATCGAGGCGTTTAAGGCCGGCACGCTCAATGCGCACCGCGAATTCAACATTCAGACCTGGCAAGACCAATATGATTTTCCTGCCGTCACGCGCGGCGACGTGATCAAATCGGTGATCCCACATCAACGCCCCACTGGCATGACTGGCTTTGCGATGAACACCCGCCAGCCGCAGTTTGCCGATTGGCGCGTGCGTCAGGCGATGATCGAAGCGTTCAATTTCGACTATATCAACGAGGCCCAGACCGAGAGCCAACAGACCCGGATCACCTCCTATTTTTCCAACTCGCCGCTTGGCATGCGCCCCGGCCCCGCTGAGGGTCGCGTGGCCGAAATCTTGGCCCCCTACACAGACCAGCTTTTGCCCGGTACGCTTGAGGGCTATGACTTGCCCGAGACCTCAGGGCGGGAATTGGACCGAGGTGCGATACGCCGCGCGATCGGATTGATGGAACAGGCCGGATGGACGATCCAAGACGGTCAGATGAAAAACGCTGCCGGACAGCCCTTTGCCTTTGAGATCGTGCTCAAGGTCGGTGATGGTGAGAACCAGTCGATCATCGACACTTACACGCAAATGCTGCTGCATCTCGGCATCACACCGAAAATCTCCGTCGTCGATTCCGCGCAATACACACAGCGGATGGAGACGTTTGATTTTGGTATGACTCCGGTGCGCTATGGTCTCTCGCTCAGCCCCGGCAACGAACAATACGCCTATTTCGGCCAAGCCGCCGCCGACACCCCCGGCTCGCGCAACATTGCCGGGATCAGTGATCCGGTGGTCGATGCGATGATTGGCAAAATGTTAGATGCCGAGAACCGCGAAGACAGTCTTGCCGCCACCCGCGCACTCGACCGCGTGCTGATGGCGGGTCGTTATGCCATTCCGCTCTATGCGTGGAACGACAGTTTTGACGCACATGTGAAAGAGCTAAAATATCCGGACACCTTGCCGCTCTACGGCGACTGGATTATGTGGCGGGAAATGACATGGTATTGGCAGGAGTGA
- a CDS encoding 3-hydroxybutyrate dehydrogenase, whose protein sequence is MSTQTPLSGKTAVITGSNSGIGLGIAHELAKAGANIVLNSFTDRDEDHQLAKDMAKEHGVEVRYIQADMSKSDDCRALIESAGACDILVNNAGIQHVAPIDEFPVEKWNAIIAINLSSAFHTTAVALPMMRKAGWGRVINIASAHGLTASPYKSAYVAAKHGIVGLTKVTALETAEEPITCNAICPGYVLTPLVEAQIPDTMKQYNMDRDTVIREVLLDRQPSKQFATVEELGGTCVFLASDYAKQITGTTISVDGGWTAL, encoded by the coding sequence ATGAGCACGCAAACACCACTTTCAGGCAAAACCGCCGTCATCACCGGATCGAATTCCGGTATCGGGCTTGGCATCGCCCATGAGTTGGCCAAAGCAGGGGCGAACATCGTCCTCAATTCCTTCACGGACCGTGACGAAGATCATCAATTGGCCAAAGACATGGCCAAAGAGCACGGTGTCGAGGTGCGCTATATCCAGGCCGATATGTCCAAATCCGACGACTGCCGCGCCCTGATCGAAAGCGCGGGGGCTTGCGATATTCTTGTGAACAACGCTGGCATTCAACACGTTGCCCCGATTGATGAGTTTCCGGTTGAAAAATGGAACGCGATCATCGCGATCAACCTCAGCTCCGCCTTTCACACCACCGCCGTCGCTTTGCCAATGATGCGCAAAGCCGGGTGGGGCCGGGTGATCAACATCGCCTCGGCGCATGGCTTGACCGCATCGCCCTATAAATCCGCCTATGTCGCCGCCAAACATGGCATCGTCGGCCTGACCAAAGTCACCGCTCTGGAGACCGCCGAAGAGCCGATCACCTGTAACGCGATCTGCCCCGGTTATGTGTTGACGCCGTTGGTGGAGGCGCAAATCCCCGACACGATGAAGCAGTATAACATGGACCGCGACACCGTGATCCGTGAGGTGTTGTTGGATCGTCAGCCGTCGAAACAATTTGCGACCGTTGAGGAATTGGGCGGCACTTGCGTGTTTTTGGCCTCTGACTATGCCAAGCAAATCACCGGCACGACGATTTCGGTCGATGGTGGTTGGACTGCGCTGTAA
- a CDS encoding patatin-like phospholipase family protein produces the protein MTRKPKIKPKKINLALQGGGAHGAFTWGVLDRLLEHDEIEIAAISGTSAGALNGVALKAGMVRDGRAGAKAALDDLWAEMGAINDVRLSAWLRQFGPTTELVTKMMEAAMPFNFFESVATMVSPYAYGMFYQNPLKPIVDAMECDILHTGAGPALFISTTNVRTGKIRVFSHDEVTTDVVLASACLPELFQAVDLTDPVTGITDPYWDGGYTGNPALFPLFEPEFPQDVVIVNINPLERPGTPTTPEEIQNRINEISFNTSLLRELRAVQFVRELIAENRLPAGSMKDVLIHMIADDDLMQELSVRTKMAPSPMLLMRMKEAGRASCDRFLDAHFDDLGQRASVNLREMFG, from the coding sequence ATGACGCGTAAACCCAAGATCAAGCCCAAAAAGATCAACCTCGCTTTGCAGGGCGGGGGCGCGCATGGGGCCTTTACCTGGGGGGTTCTGGACCGGCTGTTGGAACATGACGAGATCGAGATTGCCGCCATTTCGGGCACGTCCGCGGGGGCGTTGAATGGCGTGGCGCTTAAGGCCGGGATGGTGCGGGATGGCCGTGCGGGTGCCAAGGCGGCGCTCGATGATCTTTGGGCGGAAATGGGCGCGATCAATGATGTGCGTTTGTCGGCGTGGTTGCGGCAATTCGGGCCGACCACGGAGCTTGTGACCAAGATGATGGAAGCGGCAATGCCGTTTAACTTTTTCGAATCTGTGGCAACAATGGTCAGCCCCTATGCGTACGGGATGTTTTATCAAAACCCACTCAAACCCATCGTCGATGCGATGGAATGCGACATTCTGCATACCGGGGCGGGGCCTGCGTTGTTCATCTCCACCACCAATGTGCGCACCGGGAAAATCCGGGTGTTTTCGCATGATGAGGTGACAACGGATGTGGTTTTGGCCTCGGCCTGTTTGCCTGAGTTGTTTCAGGCCGTCGATTTGACCGATCCGGTGACGGGCATCACCGATCCCTATTGGGACGGTGGTTACACCGGCAATCCGGCGCTGTTTCCATTGTTTGAACCGGAGTTTCCGCAAGACGTGGTGATCGTCAATATCAACCCGCTGGAGCGTCCGGGCACGCCGACGACGCCGGAAGAGATCCAAAACCGCATCAACGAGATTTCATTCAACACCTCACTGTTGCGTGAGTTGCGCGCGGTGCAATTTGTCCGAGAATTGATTGCCGAAAATCGTTTGCCTGCGGGCAGTATGAAAGATGTGTTGATCCATATGATCGCCGATGACGATCTGATGCAGGAGCTGTCTGTCCGCACAAAAATGGCACCGTCTCCGATGCTTTTGATGCGGATGAAAGAGGCCGGACGGGCATCCTGTGACCGGTTTTTGGACGCGCATTTTGACGATCTGGGTCAGCGCGCAAGTGTCAATCTCAGAGAGATGTTTGGCTGA
- a CDS encoding DUF502 domain-containing protein, whose translation MTNPFEDSTHPHPRKPSLGARLRAAFLTGLVVVAPIGLTAYVIWTVIGWVDGWVLTFVPQAYHPDALINRFLGYTDPLEQIHINLRGAGVIIFLLFTVVVGWIAKGLVGRSLIRWAERLVDRTPIVRSIYNGLKQIAETVFSQSDTSFDKACLVEYPRRGIWAIGFVSTNAKGEIAARTPSDETMLSVFVPTTPNPTSGFLLFFPEHDVVILDMSVEDAAKLVISAGLVYPNAKDPSQPASK comes from the coding sequence ATGACCAACCCTTTCGAAGACAGCACTCACCCGCATCCGCGCAAACCAAGTCTTGGGGCGCGGTTGCGCGCGGCGTTTCTGACCGGCCTCGTCGTCGTCGCCCCCATCGGCCTGACCGCCTATGTGATCTGGACGGTGATCGGTTGGGTTGATGGCTGGGTTTTGACCTTTGTGCCGCAAGCCTATCATCCCGACGCGCTGATCAACCGCTTCTTGGGCTACACCGATCCTTTGGAACAAATTCACATCAACCTGCGCGGCGCGGGTGTGATTATTTTCCTGCTGTTCACCGTTGTCGTTGGTTGGATTGCCAAGGGCCTTGTTGGGCGCTCTTTGATCCGTTGGGCCGAACGGCTTGTTGATCGCACCCCGATCGTGCGCTCCATCTATAATGGTCTCAAACAGATCGCCGAAACGGTGTTTTCGCAATCCGACACGTCTTTTGACAAAGCCTGTCTGGTCGAATATCCGCGCCGGGGCATCTGGGCGATTGGCTTTGTCTCGACCAACGCCAAAGGCGAGATCGCCGCGCGCACGCCAAGCGATGAAACGATGTTGTCGGTGTTCGTGCCCACAACCCCCAACCCGACCTCTGGATTTTTGTTGTTCTTTCCCGAACATGACGTGGTGATTTTGGACATGTCGGTCGAAGACGCGGCCAAGCTGGTGATTTCAGCCGGGCTTGTCTATCCCAACGCCAAAGACCCGTCTCAGCCCGCATCGAAATAA
- a CDS encoding pseudouridine-5'-phosphate glycosidase yields MTDLNSGLPMMYAPEVVTALDTGAPIVALESTIITHGMPYPQNVETARMVEADVRAAGAVPATIAVLDGVLHIGLTDTQLEALAQATNVMKVSRADMPVCIALGATGATTVAATMIAAEIAGIKVFATGGIGGVHRGAEETFDISADLLELGETAVTVVAAGPKAILDIPKTLEVLETHGVPVIAYGQDDIPAFWSRASGLKAPLRLDRAEDIARAMQVRAAMGLKGGQLIANPIPEADEIPQEVIMPFVDTALKEAEAQGISAKEVTPFLLQRIFELTEGRSLTSNIALVRNNAKLAAQIAAALCAK; encoded by the coding sequence ATGACCGATCTGAACTCTGGCCTGCCGATGATGTACGCCCCCGAAGTTGTAACCGCCTTGGACACGGGCGCGCCGATTGTGGCACTTGAATCGACGATCATCACCCATGGCATGCCCTACCCGCAAAACGTCGAGACCGCGCGGATGGTCGAGGCGGATGTGCGTGCCGCCGGGGCCGTGCCCGCCACCATCGCCGTGCTTGACGGTGTGTTGCACATTGGCTTGACCGACACCCAGCTTGAAGCGCTGGCACAGGCCACCAATGTGATGAAAGTCTCCCGTGCCGATATGCCCGTCTGTATCGCCCTTGGTGCGACGGGTGCCACCACCGTGGCCGCCACGATGATCGCCGCCGAGATTGCCGGGATCAAAGTCTTTGCAACGGGGGGCATTGGCGGTGTGCATCGCGGGGCCGAAGAGACCTTTGATATTTCCGCCGATCTGTTGGAACTGGGTGAAACGGCTGTTACCGTTGTGGCCGCTGGCCCCAAAGCCATTCTCGACATCCCGAAAACCCTCGAAGTGTTGGAAACCCACGGCGTGCCGGTGATTGCCTATGGCCAAGACGACATCCCCGCCTTTTGGTCGCGGGCCTCGGGTCTCAAAGCGCCGTTGCGCCTTGATCGCGCCGAAGACATTGCCCGCGCCATGCAAGTGCGCGCTGCGATGGGCCTGAAGGGCGGGCAGTTGATCGCCAATCCGATCCCGGAGGCGGATGAAATCCCGCAAGAGGTGATCATGCCCTTTGTGGACACCGCATTGAAAGAGGCCGAGGCCCAGGGCATTTCGGCCAAAGAGGTCACACCATTTTTGTTGCAGCGGATTTTTGAGCTGACCGAGGGCCGTTCACTCACCTCCAACATCGCCTTGGTGCGCAACAATGCAAAACTTGCCGCGCAAATCGCCGCGGCCCTGTGCGCCAAGTGA
- a CDS encoding PfkB family carbohydrate kinase — protein MSTPHNILCIGSVLWDVIGRSDRAMRLGSDVPGRIIRIPGGVAMNIAMALARFGLSPDLLTAIGRDPAGDELILAATVRGIGTDHVYRSEDLPTDTYMAVEGANGLIAAIADAHSLEAAGEKILRPLADGRLGSPEIPYKGPIALDGNLTTQLLRDIAISPLFADADLRIAPASPGKAERLLPLLDHPRATLYVNLEEAGLLAHTPFDSSAQAAQALVAKGAHRVLVTNGGEDASMARHDMVLTQTPPPVLVARVTGAGDTFMAAHVAAEWRGADEADALTEALNAAAQYVSGDTPL, from the coding sequence ATGAGTACACCACATAATATCCTTTGTATTGGCTCCGTGTTGTGGGATGTCATCGGACGCTCGGATCGCGCCATGCGGTTGGGCTCCGATGTGCCCGGACGGATCATTCGCATTCCCGGCGGCGTGGCGATGAACATCGCCATGGCCTTGGCGCGGTTTGGCCTGTCGCCCGATCTGTTGACCGCCATCGGTCGCGACCCGGCGGGTGATGAATTGATTTTGGCGGCGACCGTGCGCGGCATTGGCACCGACCATGTGTATCGCTCCGAAGACCTGCCGACCGACACCTATATGGCGGTCGAGGGTGCGAACGGTTTGATCGCCGCCATTGCCGATGCGCATTCCTTGGAGGCTGCGGGCGAGAAAATCCTGCGCCCGCTTGCGGATGGGCGCTTGGGCAGCCCTGAGATCCCTTATAAGGGGCCGATCGCGCTCGACGGCAATCTCACCACACAGCTCTTGCGCGACATCGCCATCTCACCGCTCTTTGCTGACGCCGATCTGCGCATCGCGCCCGCCAGTCCCGGCAAGGCCGAACGGCTTTTGCCGCTGCTCGATCATCCACGCGCCACTTTATATGTCAATTTGGAGGAGGCCGGGCTTTTGGCCCACACCCCCTTTGACAGTTCGGCGCAGGCCGCGCAGGCGCTGGTCGCCAAGGGCGCACATCGCGTGTTGGTCACCAATGGCGGCGAAGATGCCTCCATGGCCCGTCACGACATGGTCCTCACCCAAACCCCGCCACCTGTGCTTGTCGCGCGGGTCACCGGCGCAGGCGATACATTTATGGCCGCACATGTTGCGGCTGAATGGCGCGGCGCGGATGAGGCAGATGCGCTCACCGAGGCCTTGAACGCCGCCGCCCAATATGTTTCTGGAGACACCCCCCTATGA
- the rpsB gene encoding 30S ribosomal protein S2, with protein sequence MTLPDFSMRQLLEAGVHFGHQTQRWNPRMQEFIYGDRNGIHIFDLTQTLPMLEQALQVVRDTAAKGGRILFVGTKRQAAGPVAEAAEKCAQYYMNHRWLGGTLTNWKTVSQSIQRLNMIDESLANGAEGLTKKERLNMERDQAKLQASLGGIREMGGVPDLLFVIDVKKEDLAILEAKKLGIPVVAVVDSNCSPNGVDYIIPGNDDASRAISLYCDLVARAALAGMTAQMGAAGVDIGAFEEAMAEEAVAEAEASEA encoded by the coding sequence ATGACGCTTCCTGATTTCTCGATGCGTCAGCTTTTGGAAGCTGGCGTACACTTTGGTCACCAAACCCAACGTTGGAATCCGCGTATGCAGGAATTCATCTATGGGGACCGCAATGGCATCCACATTTTCGACCTGACACAGACTCTCCCGATGTTGGAGCAGGCGCTGCAGGTTGTGCGTGATACCGCTGCAAAAGGCGGACGCATTCTCTTCGTCGGCACCAAACGTCAGGCCGCTGGCCCCGTTGCCGAAGCCGCTGAAAAATGCGCACAGTATTACATGAACCACCGCTGGCTCGGTGGCACGTTGACCAACTGGAAAACCGTGTCCCAGTCCATTCAGCGTTTGAACATGATTGATGAGTCGTTGGCAAACGGCGCAGAAGGCCTCACCAAGAAAGAGCGCCTGAACATGGAACGCGACCAAGCCAAACTTCAGGCTTCCCTCGGCGGGATCCGTGAAATGGGCGGCGTACCGGATCTTCTCTTCGTCATCGACGTGAAAAAAGAAGACTTGGCCATTCTCGAAGCCAAAAAACTCGGCATCCCGGTTGTGGCTGTTGTTGACTCCAACTGTTCCCCGAACGGTGTGGATTACATCATCCCGGGCAACGACGATGCGTCGCGCGCTATTTCGCTTTATTGCGATCTTGTCGCTCGTGCTGCTTTGGCTGGTATGACCGCTCAGATGGGCGCCGCTGGCGTTGACATCGGTGCATTCGAAGAAGCGATGGCTGAAGAAGCTGTGGCCGAAGCCGAAGCCTCCGAGGCCTAA
- the tsf gene encoding translation elongation factor Ts, whose amino-acid sequence MAITAAMVKELREATAAGMMDAKKALTETDGDFEAAVDWLRTKGLAKAAKKAGRTAAEGLVGVAVDGGVGVAVEVNSETDFVGKNAEFQAMVKDIASAALAADDLEALNAAQVNGKAVSEIITDKIATIGENMGLRRMAKIEAASVVTYVHNSVADGMGKIGVLVGLNGANDAFGKQVAMHIAAANPAALGEADLDPAIVEKEKQVQIDIARESGKPENIIENMIKGRMAKFIAESTLLGQAFVVNPDLTVEAAAKEAGVEITGFVRLEVGEGIEKVAEDFAAEVAKAAQG is encoded by the coding sequence ATGGCAATCACTGCTGCAATGGTGAAAGAACTGCGCGAAGCAACGGCTGCGGGCATGATGGACGCAAAAAAAGCGCTCACCGAAACCGATGGCGATTTCGAAGCCGCTGTGGATTGGCTGCGCACCAAAGGTTTGGCGAAAGCTGCCAAAAAGGCTGGCCGTACTGCGGCTGAAGGTCTCGTGGGTGTGGCTGTTGACGGTGGCGTTGGTGTCGCTGTCGAAGTGAACTCTGAAACCGACTTCGTTGGTAAAAACGCAGAATTCCAAGCTATGGTCAAAGACATCGCGTCTGCGGCTCTGGCGGCTGACGATCTTGAGGCGCTCAACGCGGCCCAAGTGAACGGCAAAGCTGTGTCCGAGATCATCACCGACAAGATCGCGACCATCGGCGAAAACATGGGCCTGCGTCGTATGGCCAAAATCGAGGCTGCATCGGTTGTGACCTATGTCCACAACTCCGTGGCTGACGGCATGGGCAAAATCGGCGTTCTCGTCGGTCTCAATGGCGCAAACGATGCGTTTGGCAAACAGGTTGCCATGCACATTGCGGCGGCCAACCCGGCGGCTCTGGGCGAAGCGGATCTCGATCCGGCCATCGTCGAGAAAGAAAAGCAAGTTCAGATCGACATCGCACGTGAATCTGGCAAGCCGGAAAACATCATCGAAAACATGATCAAAGGCCGGATGGCGAAATTCATCGCTGAATCCACGCTTTTGGGTCAGGCTTTCGTGGTGAACCCCGATTTGACTGTTGAAGCGGCTGCAAAAGAAGCTGGCGTGGAAATCACCGGTTTCGTGCGTCTCGAAGTCGGCGAAGGCATTGAAAAAGTGGCAGAAGATTTTGCCGCTGAAGTTGCGAAAGCGGCTCAAGGCTAA
- a CDS encoding helix-turn-helix transcriptional regulator: MGGKQTEDKVHSILNATTVQDVWERMLGYVQESGFTHVLYGSTKFHTDSGFGNDNDHLFLTNHGPDYMQGYFLEGRYRNGPMVHWALNNVGTCSWAWVGENFDQMSEQEREVSMYNASRGVTAGYTIAFQNALKRAKGAVGMSVEPFVGTQEQADAIWAKEGREIELICGVAHLKIITMPMPQRLLTSRQREVLEWICDGKTVADTAQILGLNKATVEKHLRLARESLGVSTTAQAVLKASFQNQIFTF, encoded by the coding sequence ATGGGTGGGAAACAGACCGAAGACAAAGTGCACAGCATTCTCAACGCGACCACCGTTCAGGACGTGTGGGAGCGCATGCTTGGCTATGTGCAAGAGTCTGGTTTTACACATGTTTTATATGGGTCCACCAAGTTCCATACAGATTCAGGTTTTGGCAATGACAATGATCACCTGTTTTTGACCAACCACGGCCCGGATTACATGCAGGGTTATTTTCTTGAAGGCCGCTACCGGAATGGGCCGATGGTGCATTGGGCTCTCAACAATGTTGGTACCTGTTCCTGGGCCTGGGTTGGCGAAAATTTTGATCAGATGTCAGAGCAAGAACGCGAAGTGTCCATGTACAATGCCTCTCGTGGCGTCACCGCAGGATATACAATTGCGTTTCAAAATGCGCTTAAGCGGGCCAAAGGCGCGGTGGGCATGTCGGTCGAACCGTTTGTAGGCACACAGGAGCAGGCCGATGCGATCTGGGCCAAAGAGGGGCGCGAAATCGAACTGATCTGTGGCGTGGCGCATCTCAAAATCATCACAATGCCCATGCCCCAACGGCTTTTGACATCACGCCAACGCGAAGTGCTTGAATGGATTTGCGATGGGAAAACTGTCGCGGATACGGCGCAGATTTTGGGACTGAACAAAGCCACTGTCGAAAAACACCTCCGTCTGGCTCGCGAATCCCTTGGGGTCAGCACGACAGCGCAAGCCGTGCTAAAGGCTTCATTTCAAAACCAAATTTTCACGTTTTAA
- a CDS encoding Lrp/AsnC family transcriptional regulator encodes MTPLSASDQALIAALRMNARMSITELAQVAGLSRTTTRTRLDALVAEGRIRRFTIETDVDVEGEVKAITLVELQGKMSRTVIRTLTRIPEVSTVYATNGSWDLVVEIKTDSLVNFDRVLREIREVPGVLNSESCLLLAHVTS; translated from the coding sequence ATGACGCCCCTTTCCGCCTCTGACCAAGCCCTGATCGCAGCTTTGCGGATGAATGCGCGCATGTCGATCACTGAACTGGCGCAGGTGGCCGGATTGTCCCGCACCACCACGCGCACGCGCTTGGACGCGTTGGTGGCGGAGGGTCGCATTCGGCGCTTTACCATCGAAACCGATGTCGATGTCGAAGGCGAGGTGAAAGCCATCACTCTTGTCGAACTTCAGGGCAAAATGTCCCGCACCGTGATCCGCACCCTGACCCGCATCCCAGAGGTCTCAACCGTCTATGCCACGAATGGATCATGGGATTTGGTGGTCGAGATCAAAACCGACAGTTTGGTGAATTTTGACCGGGTTTTGCGTGAAATCCGCGAAGTGCCTGGCGTGCTCAACTCGGAAAGCTGCCTCTTGCTGGCCCATGTGACCTCCTAA
- the rocF gene encoding arginase, with protein MTRTCSILGAPVETGASQPGCLMGPASLRTAGLARTIRSLGWTVEDLGDVQVAPQPPVPHANPAVHNLSDTIAWIEALEPAAYAAAKDYDLPIFMGGDHSMAAGTVPGLARYAAEQGRPLFVLWLDAHPDLHTLDSTESGNLHGTPMAYYTGQAGFDAYPKLAVSVPVENLCLMGIRSVDEAERNRISALGIEVHDMRAIDETGVLAPLRGFLDRVAASKGMLHVSFDVDFLDPAIAPAVGTTVPGGATFREAHLIMETLCDSGLVTSLDLVELNPFLDERGRTAKLLCDLTASLFGRRVLDRMTRSFG; from the coding sequence ATGACACGCACCTGTTCGATTCTCGGCGCTCCGGTTGAAACCGGCGCCTCGCAGCCCGGTTGTTTGATGGGACCGGCGAGCCTACGCACCGCCGGATTGGCCCGCACGATCCGCTCTTTGGGCTGGACGGTGGAGGATTTGGGCGATGTGCAGGTCGCGCCACAACCGCCTGTGCCCCATGCCAACCCTGCCGTGCATAACCTGTCCGATACGATCGCGTGGATCGAGGCATTGGAACCCGCCGCATATGCCGCCGCCAAAGACTATGACCTACCAATTTTCATGGGTGGCGATCATTCGATGGCTGCGGGCACTGTGCCGGGTCTTGCGCGGTATGCGGCGGAGCAGGGCCGTCCTTTGTTTGTGCTCTGGCTCGATGCCCACCCGGATTTACACACGCTGGACAGCACTGAGAGCGGCAATTTGCATGGCACGCCGATGGCCTATTACACTGGACAAGCGGGGTTTGACGCCTACCCAAAGCTCGCGGTGTCCGTTCCGGTTGAAAACCTCTGTCTGATGGGCATTCGTTCGGTCGATGAGGCAGAACGAAATAGAATCAGCGCCTTAGGCATCGAAGTTCATGACATGCGTGCGATTGATGAGACCGGAGTCTTAGCGCCTTTGCGCGGATTTTTGGACCGGGTGGCCGCAAGCAAGGGCATGTTGCACGTCAGCTTTGATGTCGATTTTCTCGACCCTGCCATTGCCCCCGCCGTCGGCACCACCGTGCCGGGCGGAGCGACCTTTCGCGAGGCGCATTTGATCATGGAAACGCTCTGTGACTCTGGCCTTGTGACCTCGCTTGACCTTGTGGAATTGAACCCGTTTTTGGATGAACGCGGGCGCACGGCAAAGCTGTTGTGTGATTTGACGGCCAGCCTGTTTGGACGCCGCGTTTTGGACCGTATGACCCGGAGTTTTGGATGA